One Pedomonas mirosovicensis genomic region harbors:
- a CDS encoding TetR/AcrR family transcriptional regulator, with amino-acid sequence MAQNKTQDTATATRGEPLRQRVIDAAERLLRQGKADFSMRDLAAEAGVSFATPFNQFGSKAAIMYALSGRRIDTMAKRFAGLALPPDAAGRVLLAVDTAVEVMLEEPEINRAVMGWIGTASPSPGKVLAYSTALWSLALGAGEGLSMAGREEALSRLPRQLAFAFRGVLSFWTAGELPDETLASSAREIAKTLLLGFAEQPLFCDSAS; translated from the coding sequence ATGGCACAGAACAAGACCCAGGATACTGCCACCGCCACAAGAGGCGAACCGCTTCGTCAGCGTGTGATCGACGCGGCGGAACGGCTGCTCCGCCAAGGCAAGGCCGATTTCTCGATGCGCGACCTTGCTGCCGAAGCCGGGGTCAGCTTCGCGACGCCGTTCAATCAGTTCGGGAGCAAGGCTGCGATCATGTATGCCCTTTCGGGGCGGCGGATAGATACGATGGCAAAGCGCTTCGCCGGGCTGGCGCTACCTCCCGATGCCGCCGGTCGTGTACTGCTAGCCGTCGACACGGCGGTCGAGGTGATGCTGGAGGAACCGGAGATAAACCGAGCCGTGATGGGGTGGATCGGCACCGCCAGCCCATCGCCCGGAAAGGTCCTGGCGTACTCTACGGCCTTATGGTCGCTGGCGCTGGGCGCTGGCGAAGGCTTGAGCATGGCCGGGCGGGAGGAGGCGCTGAGCCGCCTGCCGCGCCAGCTTGCCTTCGCCTTCCGTGGGGTGCTGTCCTTCTGGACCGCGGGCGAACTGCCGGATGAGACGCTTGCTTCGAGTGCGCGAGAGATTGCGAAGACCTTGCTGCTCGGATTTGCTGAACAGCCGCTCTTCTGCGATTCCGCCTCCTAA
- a CDS encoding TetR/AcrR family transcriptional regulator, giving the protein MSNPSTTADDILRCARTLIVRGGYNSFSYADISDVVGIRKASIHHHFPSKSDLVRVLVVQYREEAQAGIAELERNVPDPLGQLRAYVGYWERCIADASHPFCVCALLASEIEVLPEAVAFEVRAHFRWLSDWIASVLERGAAHGRLSLSSTARGDAEMFMATVHGAMLSARAYGDATAFGAVTHPLLERIAV; this is encoded by the coding sequence ATGAGCAATCCATCGACCACAGCTGATGACATCCTCCGCTGCGCGCGCACCCTGATTGTCAGGGGCGGCTACAACAGTTTCAGCTACGCCGACATCTCGGATGTGGTTGGCATTCGCAAGGCGAGCATCCACCATCACTTTCCCAGCAAATCGGATCTCGTCCGCGTGCTGGTTGTCCAGTATCGGGAAGAGGCTCAAGCTGGGATCGCCGAGTTGGAACGAAATGTCCCCGACCCGCTCGGGCAGCTTCGCGCCTATGTCGGCTATTGGGAGCGTTGCATTGCTGATGCGTCCCACCCCTTTTGCGTCTGCGCCCTGCTCGCCAGCGAGATCGAAGTACTTCCCGAGGCAGTTGCATTCGAAGTGCGCGCGCATTTCCGATGGCTTTCCGACTGGATTGCCTCTGTCCTGGAGCGTGGCGCCGCACATGGCCGGCTCTCTCTGAGCAGCACCGCCAGGGGCGATGCTGAAATGTTCATGGCCACCGTGCATGGCGCGATGCTTTCAGCGCGCGCTTACGGCGACGCCACCGCTTTTGGTGCGGTAACCCATCCCTTGCTCGAACGCATCGCCGTCTGA
- a CDS encoding FAD:protein FMN transferase, whose amino-acid sequence MRILVPTHLSPLAIANRVPSAPVETLGGRSMGTSWSVRYVAPPASGLSADAVAALVGQQLAEVIDQMSQWEKTSLLCRFNRAAPNTWHELPPAFRTVLNCALEITEESEGAFDPTLGALVDLWGFGPAPARATPPSPQEIEAARARTGWRKIGFDAARRAIRQPGGVRLDFSGIAKGFAVDHVAEGLRLAGLRHFLVEIGGELRGEGVKPDGSPWWVTIERPARLPQNAAGWQETRVALHGLAIATSGDYRRWFESKGRHYSHTLDPRTGWPIENSIVSATVLHPSCMKADAYATALGVLGADAALQLATGRDIAACLIRRTGEGVEEILSPAFRQMLD is encoded by the coding sequence ATGCGGATTCTCGTCCCCACTCACCTCTCGCCGCTGGCCATCGCCAACCGGGTGCCCAGCGCTCCGGTCGAGACGCTCGGCGGCCGGAGCATGGGGACGAGCTGGTCCGTGCGGTACGTCGCACCGCCCGCCTCCGGCCTCTCCGCTGACGCCGTCGCCGCGCTGGTCGGACAGCAGCTGGCCGAGGTCATCGACCAGATGAGCCAGTGGGAGAAAACTTCCCTCCTCTGCCGCTTCAACCGCGCCGCGCCGAACACGTGGCACGAGTTACCGCCTGCCTTCCGCACGGTGCTCAATTGCGCGCTCGAGATCACAGAGGAAAGCGAGGGCGCGTTCGACCCCACGCTCGGCGCGCTCGTTGACCTGTGGGGCTTCGGCCCCGCGCCCGCGAGGGCCACGCCGCCATCGCCGCAGGAGATCGAGGCCGCCCGCGCCCGCACCGGCTGGCGAAAGATCGGGTTCGATGCCGCTCGGCGCGCCATCCGCCAGCCCGGCGGGGTGCGGCTGGATTTTTCCGGCATCGCCAAGGGCTTTGCGGTCGATCACGTGGCCGAGGGGCTACGGCTGGCGGGCCTCCGGCATTTTCTCGTCGAGATCGGCGGCGAGCTGCGCGGCGAGGGCGTGAAGCCGGATGGTTCGCCCTGGTGGGTTACCATCGAGCGGCCCGCGCGCCTCCCGCAAAATGCCGCCGGCTGGCAGGAGACCCGCGTCGCCTTGCATGGCCTCGCCATCGCCACCTCCGGTGACTATCGCCGCTGGTTCGAAAGCAAGGGGCGGCATTATTCCCACACGCTCGACCCGCGCACCGGCTGGCCGATCGAGAACAGCATCGTCTCGGCAACCGTGCTTCACCCCTCCTGCATGAAGGCCGACGCCTATGCGACGGCCCTCGGTGTTCTGGGGGCGGATGCCGCGCTGCAACTGGCGACCGGGCGCGACATCGCCGCCTGCCTGATCCGCCGCACGGGCGAGGGTGTGGAGGAAATCCTCTCCCCTGCCTTCCGCCAAATGCTGGATTGA
- a CDS encoding zinc-binding alcohol dehydrogenase family protein, giving the protein MRAIAYRQPGPIDRADALIDVTLPRPAPTGRDILVAVRAVSVNPVDTKVRTGAAPLEGRSERILGWDAAGVVEAVGPEVTRFKVGDAVYYAGNIARDGSNAEYQLVDERIVGFKPRTLGWAEAAALPLTAITAWEALFDRLHTNDRTTGGPRAILIIGGAGGVGSIAIQIARALTDLTIIATASRPETQAWVRDLGAHHVLDHSRPLAAQVASLGIGAPDYVFSTTHTDHHLAEIAELIAPQGRFVLIDDPESLDVTSFKRKSVSIHWEFMFTRPLLDTPDVAEQGRLLDTVAELVDAGRIRTTLTETLSPINAANLIAAHRRIESASTRGKIVLEGWEAADA; this is encoded by the coding sequence ATGCGAGCCATTGCCTATCGCCAGCCCGGTCCGATCGACCGTGCCGATGCGCTGATCGACGTTACCCTGCCGCGCCCTGCGCCGACCGGCCGGGACATTCTGGTTGCCGTTCGGGCCGTATCTGTGAATCCGGTCGACACCAAGGTCCGCACCGGTGCCGCCCCGCTCGAAGGCCGGTCCGAACGGATTCTCGGCTGGGACGCGGCCGGCGTGGTTGAAGCGGTCGGTCCTGAGGTGACCCGCTTCAAGGTGGGAGATGCCGTCTATTACGCCGGCAATATCGCGCGGGACGGCAGCAATGCCGAGTACCAGCTCGTCGACGAGCGGATCGTCGGCTTCAAGCCGCGCACGCTCGGCTGGGCCGAGGCGGCGGCCCTGCCGCTGACTGCCATCACGGCCTGGGAAGCCCTGTTCGACCGGCTGCACACGAACGACAGGACGACAGGCGGCCCGCGAGCGATCCTGATTATTGGCGGTGCAGGCGGGGTCGGCTCCATTGCCATTCAGATCGCGCGGGCGCTGACTGACCTCACGATCATCGCAACGGCCTCACGCCCCGAAACCCAGGCATGGGTGCGGGACCTTGGCGCGCACCATGTGCTTGACCACAGCCGGCCGCTTGCCGCGCAGGTTGCAAGCCTCGGCATCGGCGCGCCGGACTACGTCTTCTCGACAACCCATACCGACCATCACCTGGCCGAGATTGCCGAGTTGATCGCGCCGCAAGGGCGCTTCGTGCTGATCGACGATCCGGAAAGCCTGGACGTGACCAGCTTTAAACGCAAGTCCGTCTCCATCCACTGGGAATTCATGTTCACCCGCCCGCTGCTGGACACCCCGGACGTTGCCGAGCAGGGCCGTTTGCTCGATACAGTTGCCGAACTTGTCGATGCCGGCCGGATCCGCACCACGCTGACAGAGACGCTCTCACCGATCAACGCCGCCAATCTGATTGCCGCGCATCGCCGGATCGAGAGCGCCAGCACGCGTGGCAAGATCGTGCTCGAGGGATGGGAGGCCGCTGATGCGTGA
- a CDS encoding DUF892 family protein: MANRSAEGNYYHARRNVTGTERVLSILGGIALLAGARRGSLAKRALFGLASASLLARGATRYCPMKARMTDNVPLGQGYANMFRIMAKPFMSGTASIDNFNTLYINELQELHNAKAQMEDLLETLETAVEHGAIREHLGRYRTQIQHHQDEIAEILQRCEAAPEIHEDDAMEALVHETEKMRKVSGSDALRDAGIVASLQRLIHHQIAGLGTAATYAKTMDRMSEAEILHRIMEEDKAVDDQLSAMAKELINPAAAGKQDIQAAVPAGEPVLP; this comes from the coding sequence ATGGCGAACCGGTCTGCTGAAGGCAATTACTACCATGCGCGGCGCAACGTGACGGGCACGGAGCGCGTGCTTTCCATCCTTGGCGGTATTGCGCTGTTGGCGGGGGCCCGCAGGGGCAGCCTGGCGAAGCGGGCGCTGTTCGGGCTGGCCAGCGCATCCCTGCTTGCCCGGGGCGCAACACGCTACTGCCCGATGAAGGCCAGGATGACGGACAATGTTCCGCTGGGGCAGGGCTATGCCAACATGTTCCGCATCATGGCCAAGCCCTTTATGTCCGGAACGGCCAGCATCGATAACTTCAACACCCTCTATATCAACGAGCTTCAGGAACTTCATAACGCCAAGGCGCAGATGGAAGATCTGCTCGAGACGCTGGAGACGGCTGTTGAGCACGGTGCGATCCGCGAGCATCTCGGCCGCTACCGGACTCAGATCCAGCATCATCAGGATGAGATCGCCGAGATCTTGCAGCGGTGCGAGGCCGCGCCTGAGATTCACGAGGACGACGCCATGGAAGCCCTCGTGCACGAGACGGAGAAGATGCGGAAGGTCAGCGGGTCGGATGCGCTGCGCGATGCGGGCATCGTCGCGTCCCTCCAGCGGCTGATCCACCATCAGATCGCAGGATTAGGCACGGCGGCCACATACGCCAAGACCATGGATCGGATGAGCGAGGCCGAGATCCTTCACCGCATCATGGAAGAGGACAAGGCCGTGGACGACCAGCTGAGCGCCATGGCCAAGGAGCTGATTAATCCCGCCGCTGCGGGCAAACAGGACATCCAGGCTGCCGTTCCGGCCGGGGAACCCGTGCTGCCCTGA
- a CDS encoding catalase, with translation MAEESKPGGNPSGVGLTTRQGHPIYDNQNTRSVGPRGPLVLEDYQFLEKITHFDRERIPERVVHARGAGAHGWFVPTGRAGDVSIEEYSRAAVFRKGTRTPVFIRFSTVTHGAHSPETLRDPRGFAIKFYTGTGNWDLVGNNLKVFFIRDPIKFPDLIHAFKPDPVTNIQNSCRIFDFLSLTPESTHMVTWLFSPWGIPASYREMQGSGVNTYKLVNGHGQTVLCKFHFQPKMGVRNLRQEEASAIQATDWNHATRDLYEAIAREEHPEWDMYIQVMSDDDHPELDWDPLDATKLWPEDEFPMLHVGHVVLDRNPADYFNEVEQASFGTGVLVDGIDFSDDKLLLGRTFAYSDTQRYRVGPNYLQLPINAPKCPFATNQRGGQMSYFVDGADQGADPHVNYEPSNRDGLKQQERLGPPPRIFVEGQVGRQPIERPCNFRQAGDRWRLFSEDERNELVGNLVNALSQCDRIIQERMVGHFTQADPEYGRRVGEGLGIPAPAASQAGPA, from the coding sequence ATGGCGGAGGAAAGCAAACCTGGAGGCAATCCCAGCGGCGTTGGCCTCACAACCCGCCAGGGGCACCCGATCTACGACAACCAGAATACCCGCAGCGTCGGCCCGCGCGGCCCGCTGGTGCTGGAGGATTACCAGTTTCTCGAAAAAATCACCCACTTCGACCGCGAGCGGATCCCCGAGCGGGTGGTGCACGCCCGCGGCGCGGGCGCCCACGGCTGGTTCGTGCCGACCGGCCGGGCGGGTGATGTCTCCATTGAGGAGTACAGCCGGGCAGCCGTGTTCCGCAAGGGCACGCGAACGCCGGTGTTCATCCGCTTCTCGACCGTCACCCACGGCGCGCACAGCCCGGAGACGCTGCGCGACCCGCGCGGCTTTGCCATCAAGTTCTACACCGGAACCGGCAATTGGGATTTGGTTGGCAACAACCTGAAGGTGTTCTTCATCCGCGATCCCATCAAGTTTCCGGATCTCATCCACGCCTTCAAGCCGGACCCCGTGACCAATATCCAGAACTCCTGCCGCATCTTCGACTTCCTGAGCCTGACGCCCGAGTCCACCCATATGGTCACGTGGCTGTTCAGCCCGTGGGGCATCCCGGCCAGCTATCGCGAGATGCAGGGCTCGGGCGTCAACACCTACAAGCTGGTCAACGGCCACGGGCAGACCGTGCTGTGCAAATTCCACTTCCAGCCCAAGATGGGCGTCCGCAACCTTCGCCAAGAGGAAGCCAGCGCCATCCAGGCCACCGACTGGAACCACGCGACGCGCGACCTCTACGAGGCCATCGCCCGCGAAGAGCACCCCGAGTGGGACATGTACATCCAGGTGATGAGCGACGACGACCACCCCGAGCTGGACTGGGACCCGCTCGACGCCACCAAGCTGTGGCCGGAAGATGAGTTTCCCATGCTCCACGTCGGCCACGTAGTGCTGGACCGGAACCCGGCCGACTATTTCAACGAGGTGGAGCAGGCCTCCTTCGGCACCGGCGTGCTGGTGGACGGCATCGATTTCTCTGACGACAAGCTGCTCTTGGGGCGCACCTTCGCCTACTCCGACACCCAGCGCTATCGCGTCGGCCCCAACTACCTGCAACTTCCCATCAACGCGCCCAAATGCCCCTTCGCCACCAACCAGCGGGGCGGGCAGATGTCCTACTTCGTCGATGGGGCGGACCAGGGCGCGGACCCGCACGTCAATTACGAGCCCTCCAACCGCGACGGGCTCAAGCAGCAGGAGCGGCTGGGCCCGCCCCCGCGCATCTTCGTCGAGGGGCAAGTCGGCCGCCAGCCGATCGAGCGGCCCTGTAACTTCCGCCAAGCGGGAGACAGGTGGCGCCTGTTCTCCGAGGACGAGCGCAACGAACTGGTGGGCAACCTCGTCAACGCCCTCTCCCAGTGCGACCGCATCATTCAGGAGCGGATGGTTGGCCACTTCACGCAGGCCGACCCGGAGTATGGCCGCCGCGTTGGCGAGGGGCTGGGCATCCCGGCTCCGGCGGCATCGCAGGCAGGGCCCGCTTGA
- a CDS encoding DUF2271 domain-containing protein → MQSPKPLWLSGPLVLVGMSAATTAQAAGISVKVEIPRLTVSEYHRPYVAMWIEGANLAKPVDLAVWYDVKMKDNGGAKWLSDMRLWWRKSGRNLQMPVDGVSGATRAPGTHEVRFTEGSAPLTKLPAGKYEFVIEATRELGGREYLRIPFQWPPQGQQPQPAKGASELGAVSLTLKK, encoded by the coding sequence ATGCAGTCGCCCAAACCCCTCTGGCTCTCAGGCCCGCTCGTGCTCGTCGGCATGTCGGCAGCGACCACCGCGCAGGCGGCGGGCATAAGCGTGAAGGTCGAGATCCCCCGGCTGACGGTGAGCGAATACCACCGCCCCTATGTCGCCATGTGGATCGAGGGCGCAAACCTCGCCAAACCGGTTGATCTCGCCGTCTGGTACGACGTGAAGATGAAGGACAACGGCGGGGCCAAATGGCTCTCCGACATGCGCCTGTGGTGGCGCAAGAGCGGGCGCAACCTGCAAATGCCGGTCGATGGCGTCAGCGGCGCGACCCGCGCCCCCGGCACCCATGAGGTGCGCTTCACCGAAGGCAGCGCGCCGCTCACCAAACTGCCCGCGGGCAAATACGAGTTCGTCATCGAAGCCACGCGGGAGCTGGGCGGGCGCGAATACCTCCGCATTCCGTTCCAATGGCCGCCGCAAGGCCAGCAGCCCCAGCCCGCAAAAGGCGCGTCCGAGCTGGGCGCGGTTTCACTCACCCTGAAGAAATAA
- a CDS encoding PepSY-associated TM helix domain-containing protein: MSDSTARDETRLRNRRGFWLRHVQRWHWISSGVCLIGMILFALTGITLNHAAQIEGKPQVVEKAASLPAPLLADLQRGMEEGDAPLPAPLRDWLSEALDVWVEAQPAEWSADEIYLSLPRPGGDAWLSIDRETGDVFYEKTDRGWIAYLNDLHKGRNTSGAWSWFLDIFAAACLVFSVTGLLLLQLYAGHRPATWPVVGLGLVVPVILAILMIH; encoded by the coding sequence ATGTCTGATTCGACCGCCCGAGACGAAACAAGGCTCCGGAACCGCAGGGGGTTTTGGCTGCGCCATGTGCAGCGCTGGCACTGGATCAGCTCCGGCGTGTGCCTCATCGGCATGATCCTGTTTGCCCTCACCGGCATCACCCTCAATCACGCAGCCCAAATCGAGGGCAAGCCGCAGGTGGTCGAGAAGGCGGCGAGCCTGCCCGCCCCGCTGCTGGCCGATCTCCAGCGCGGCATGGAGGAGGGTGACGCCCCGCTGCCCGCCCCGCTGCGGGACTGGCTGAGCGAGGCGCTGGACGTGTGGGTGGAGGCCCAGCCGGCGGAATGGTCGGCGGACGAAATCTACCTCTCCCTGCCCCGCCCCGGCGGCGATGCGTGGCTGAGCATCGACCGGGAGACCGGGGACGTCTTCTACGAGAAGACCGACCGGGGCTGGATCGCCTACCTCAACGACCTCCACAAGGGCCGCAACACCAGCGGCGCGTGGTCGTGGTTCCTCGACATCTTCGCCGCCGCCTGCCTCGTCTTTTCCGTCACCGGCCTGCTGCTGCTCCAGCTCTATGCCGGCCACCGCCCGGCCACCTGGCCGGTGGTCGGGCTCGGGCTCGTCGTGCCCGTCATTCTCGCCATCCTGATGATCCACTAG
- a CDS encoding winged helix-turn-helix transcriptional regulator, whose amino-acid sequence MAKARHSRLDCTPGCAVEAAISLIDGKWKAVILYHLQDGPVRFNELRRRAGDVTQRMLTNQLRELEADGLVEREVFAQVPPRVEYSLSERGRSLSPIIAALKAWGDANMDLFGRRRTV is encoded by the coding sequence ATGGCCAAGGCCCGACATTCCCGGCTCGATTGCACGCCCGGCTGCGCGGTTGAGGCGGCGATCAGCCTGATTGACGGCAAGTGGAAGGCGGTGATCCTCTACCATTTGCAGGACGGCCCAGTGCGCTTCAACGAGCTGCGCCGTCGCGCGGGCGATGTGACCCAGCGTATGCTGACCAACCAGCTGCGCGAACTTGAGGCCGATGGCTTGGTCGAACGCGAGGTCTTCGCCCAGGTCCCGCCGCGGGTGGAATACAGCCTGTCCGAACGCGGCCGTTCGCTCTCGCCGATCATCGCCGCCCTTAAAGCGTGGGGCGATGCCAACATGGACCTGTTCGGCCGCCGCCGCACGGTGTGA
- a CDS encoding LLM class flavin-dependent oxidoreductase — protein MTVLSILDLVPIIEGGDASLAFRNSLDLAQHAERWGYRRYWLAEHHNMPGIGSSATAVAIGFIAGGTKTIRVGSGGIMLPNHAPLVVAEQFGTLEALYPGRIDLGLGRAPGTDQMTARALRRDFANSAERFPQDVAELQRYFEPAEPGQAVTAVPGAGLSVPIWLLGSSLFSAQLAASLGLPFAFASHFAPDHLMEALKLYRALFRPSAVLQKPYVMAGFNVFAADTEEEARRLFTSVQQQFVNLRRGRAGPLPPPRETMEGFWTPAEKFGVEHALSCSGVGTPEMVEEALQAFLQETGVDEVMATGQIYDHKARLRSFEILAEIGQRLRRDLEAD, from the coding sequence GTGACTGTTCTTTCGATTCTTGACCTTGTGCCGATCATCGAGGGTGGCGATGCCAGCCTGGCGTTCCGCAACAGCCTTGATCTTGCCCAGCATGCCGAGCGCTGGGGCTACCGTCGCTACTGGCTGGCGGAGCACCACAACATGCCGGGCATCGGCAGCTCGGCAACGGCGGTGGCCATCGGTTTCATCGCGGGCGGCACCAAAACCATTCGGGTGGGCTCGGGCGGCATCATGCTGCCCAACCACGCGCCGCTGGTGGTGGCCGAGCAGTTCGGCACGCTGGAGGCGCTTTACCCAGGGCGCATCGACTTGGGGCTGGGGCGCGCGCCGGGAACGGACCAGATGACGGCCCGCGCCCTGCGGCGTGATTTCGCCAACAGCGCGGAGCGGTTCCCGCAGGACGTGGCGGAGCTGCAACGCTACTTCGAGCCAGCCGAGCCGGGGCAGGCGGTCACTGCCGTGCCGGGGGCGGGGCTCAGCGTGCCTATCTGGCTCTTAGGTTCCAGCCTGTTCAGCGCGCAGCTGGCGGCAAGCCTTGGCCTGCCGTTTGCCTTTGCCTCCCACTTCGCGCCGGACCATCTGATGGAGGCGCTGAAGCTGTACCGGGCGCTGTTCCGCCCCTCCGCCGTATTGCAAAAGCCTTACGTGATGGCGGGCTTCAACGTCTTCGCCGCCGACACCGAGGAGGAGGCGCGCCGCCTGTTCACCTCCGTCCAGCAGCAGTTCGTCAACCTGCGGCGGGGCAGGGCGGGGCCGCTGCCGCCGCCGCGCGAGACGATGGAGGGCTTCTGGACCCCGGCGGAGAAATTCGGCGTCGAACATGCCCTGTCGTGCTCGGGCGTCGGCACGCCGGAGATGGTGGAGGAAGCCTTGCAGGCCTTCCTTCAGGAAACTGGCGTTGATGAAGTCATGGCAACGGGGCAGATCTACGATCACAAGGCGCGGCTGCGCTCGTTCGAAATTCTGGCGGAGATCGGCCAGCGGCTGAGGCGCGATTTGGAAGCAGACTAA
- a CDS encoding oxidoreductase: MAAALSKTFLITGVSSGLGRAFATGALEAGHRVIGTVRRRDDAEVFVALAPDRAYPLVLDVTDFDAIPAVVAEAELQAGPIDVLVNNAGYGHEGALEESSMDDLQRQFAANVFGPVAMIKAVLPGMRERRRGHIINVTSMGGFITMPGISFYCGSKFALEGISEALGKEVASFGIRVTALAPGQFRTDWAGRSMDRTPRSIADYDAVMDPIRAARQAKSGNQPGDPAKAAQALLALVEAANPPVRLFLGDDALGLVEQKLDGMRGEISAWEKLSRSTSFAS; the protein is encoded by the coding sequence ATGGCGGCTGCCCTCTCCAAGACTTTCCTCATCACCGGCGTCAGTTCCGGTCTGGGGCGAGCGTTTGCCACAGGTGCGCTTGAAGCGGGACATCGTGTAATCGGAACCGTGCGGCGAAGGGATGACGCCGAGGTCTTCGTCGCGCTCGCGCCGGATCGTGCCTACCCGCTTGTGCTGGATGTGACGGATTTCGATGCGATCCCGGCGGTAGTGGCCGAGGCCGAACTGCAGGCTGGTCCGATTGATGTGCTGGTAAATAACGCGGGTTACGGCCATGAGGGCGCGCTGGAGGAATCGTCCATGGACGATCTCCAGCGCCAGTTTGCTGCCAACGTCTTCGGGCCCGTCGCGATGATCAAGGCGGTGCTGCCGGGCATGCGCGAGCGGCGTCGCGGCCATATTATCAACGTCACTTCCATGGGCGGCTTCATCACCATGCCCGGGATCAGCTTCTATTGCGGGAGCAAATTCGCTCTCGAAGGAATCTCCGAAGCGCTTGGCAAGGAGGTGGCAAGCTTTGGAATTCGGGTGACGGCGCTCGCTCCTGGCCAATTCCGCACGGACTGGGCCGGACGTTCCATGGATCGCACGCCGCGCAGCATTGCCGACTATGACGCGGTCATGGACCCGATCCGTGCCGCGCGACAGGCGAAGAGCGGCAATCAACCGGGTGATCCGGCCAAGGCTGCACAGGCGTTGCTCGCGCTGGTCGAGGCCGCCAATCCGCCGGTGCGGCTGTTCCTGGGCGACGACGCGCTGGGACTGGTCGAACAGAAGCTCGACGGGATGCGAGGCGAAATCAGCGCGTGGGAGAAGCTTTCGCGTTCAACCAGCTTCGCATCATGA
- a CDS encoding putative quinol monooxygenase, with protein MRDGVIHLVARLMPQPGKADELAAAIAAILPEVRQEPGCLAYFAHESLEELGTIVMVEAWADQAALDAHGRAPAFTGLARRFNMLLAKPPVLERLRRIG; from the coding sequence ATGCGTGACGGCGTGATCCATCTTGTCGCGCGGCTGATGCCGCAACCAGGCAAGGCAGACGAACTGGCCGCAGCGATTGCGGCGATCCTGCCGGAGGTGCGCCAGGAACCGGGCTGCCTTGCGTACTTCGCACATGAGAGTCTGGAGGAGCTGGGCACCATCGTCATGGTCGAGGCATGGGCCGATCAGGCCGCCCTCGATGCCCATGGGCGGGCGCCGGCGTTCACCGGTCTTGCCAGGCGCTTCAACATGCTTCTCGCCAAACCGCCGGTGCTCGAGCGGCTGCGGCGGATCGGCTGA
- a CDS encoding DUF4198 domain-containing protein yields the protein MSIRFKHLATGLAAIAALSMVSVAASAHRAWLLPSATTVSGTDMWVSVDAAISNNLFNADHFPMQLGGIQVTAPDGAAVQPQNGSTGRYRSVFDVKLDQTGTYKIANAGHSVMASYQQNGERKRLRGPVERLKDLPQDATDVKVSEIISRNETFVTNGNLTTTVFKLTGKGLELEPVTHPNDLVEGEPATFRFLLDGKPAANLKVTAVPGGTRYRNQPVEITATTNANGEVALTFPQPGMYWLDAEVADDKASVPQASRRVARYNMTVEVMPM from the coding sequence ATGTCGATCCGCTTCAAGCACCTGGCGACCGGCCTTGCCGCGATTGCCGCCCTCTCGATGGTGTCGGTTGCCGCCAGCGCGCACCGGGCATGGCTGCTGCCCTCCGCCACCACCGTCTCCGGCACCGACATGTGGGTGAGCGTTGACGCCGCCATTTCCAACAACCTGTTCAACGCCGACCACTTCCCCATGCAGTTGGGCGGCATTCAGGTAACGGCGCCGGACGGCGCGGCCGTGCAGCCCCAGAACGGCTCGACCGGCCGCTATCGCTCGGTGTTCGACGTGAAGCTGGACCAGACCGGCACCTATAAAATCGCCAATGCCGGGCATTCGGTCATGGCCTCCTACCAGCAGAACGGCGAGCGCAAGCGCCTGCGCGGGCCGGTGGAGCGGCTGAAGGACCTGCCGCAGGACGCCACCGACGTGAAGGTCTCCGAGATCATCAGCCGCAACGAGACGTTCGTCACCAACGGCAATCTAACGACGACCGTGTTCAAGCTCACCGGCAAGGGGCTGGAGCTGGAGCCCGTCACCCACCCCAATGATCTGGTGGAGGGCGAGCCCGCCACCTTCCGCTTCCTCCTGGACGGCAAGCCCGCCGCGAATCTCAAGGTGACTGCCGTTCCGGGCGGCACGCGCTACCGCAACCAGCCGGTTGAAATCACCGCCACCACCAACGCCAATGGCGAGGTGGCTCTCACCTTCCCGCAGCCGGGCATGTACTGGCTGGATGCCGAGGTGGCGGACGACAAGGCCTCCGTGCCGCAGGCCAGCCGCCGCGTCGCCCGCTACAACATGACCGTTGAAGTGATGCCGATGTAA